ATACAGAAAAGCAGTACTGGCCATTTCCAAGCTATGATGACCTGCTTTTCAGACTGTAGATGCAACCTTGCCAAGGCTGAAGGATAAATGTTTCGGCCTTGGCATCTGACAACATTCGCTGTGAAGTAAAACGCAAAATCCAGTCACTTTTTGGATAATGCTTGTCACGGATGGAAACCCTCTGTTTCCGACCACTGAAATTCAGAAGCATCAATCGCTTCTCATCTCCATATTCGCGTACATAACATACAACATGATTGTTGTTTGTATCGAGATATGCACAAGTACCACGTCTGAAGACAGTCTCTTCTCTTCTCATTCCAATCAGTGCGCGATAGTAATGCAACATGGATGAAGCATCTTGCTCTTGCTCTGCTACTGCATAGGAGGCAGCATTGGAGGCAAATGGAAGCCAGCTTTCTCCATCAGTAAAACCAAATCCCTTTTCATTGGACCATATCATCGGTCCCCTTGCTGGATCCCTTCCTGGATGAACCGGCCAATACCGTTTTCCTAGAGGATCTCTGATCGATTTCCAAGGGACTTTGGAATCTGGCAAACCCAATTCTTCCCCGTAGTATAAGAATATCGAACCCCTCTGCGTGAGCAAAAACAGTGCAGCAAGTTTCGCTTTTGCCACATTTCCAGAAAGTCGGCTTACTATTCGTGGTATATCATGATTATTTAGTACCCAACTCGGTATTCTATTTTTCCCAATTGCTTCGCACCATCGCTTTGCACTTCGCTGCCACTTGGTTGCATTGAATCGCGTATAGGCAAGAGAAAAATCAAAGGAGAGATGTAATTCATCCCTGTTCCTGCCCAAGAATGAGGCAGCCAACTCCGGCTCCCCTGGCAACTCCACCATGATTTCACCCACCAACATCCTATCTGGGTAAGCATCTACCAATTGGCGCATCATTCTCAATTTCTGATGTGTTCCCGGCCTATTTCTATCAAAGATATGCCGTTGCATGTCATACGGCCTCGGACGAGACCCAACAATTCTGGGATTGCTTCTCAGTGTTTTATCCTTGAAGATACAGTTGATCACATCAAGGCGGAAGCCATCGATACCACGATCCAACCAGAATGTAAGGATCGAGAACATTGCATCTACAACTTCTTGGTTCCTCCAGTTAAGATCTGGCTGCTCCTCAAGGAAAGAGTGTAGATAGTATTGCTGCCTCTTTTCATCATAACTCCACGCTCTCTTCCCAAATGCTCCTTGCCAATTATTTGGTATCGAATCACTCCAGATATAATAGTCAGCCTTTTCATTATCTTTCGATTGCCGACTCTCCTGGAACCATGGATGCTCGATAGAAGTATGATTGAACACCATATCAAATATAATCTTGATATTCCTTGTATGCGCTTCCCGTATCAATTGATCCACATCGTCCAATGTTCCAAATACTGGGTCAACATTCTGGTAGTCAGAAATGTCATATCCGAAATCAGCCATGGGTGAGCAATATATTGGACTCAGCCATAGCGCATCGATACCAAGAGAGACCAGGTAATCCATTCTCTTGATGATACCTTGCAGATCGCCAATTCCATCACCGTTTGTATCTTGAAAACTACGTGGATAGATCTGATAGACGATACACTCTTCCCACCATGTTGTTGCCATCTCTGTATACCTCACAAACGAGTATACCGCATGACAGAGAAGAGCTCAAAAGAGAATTATAAAAAAGTGGACAAAGCAATATGCCATTACTGATTTGTAATTGTTCTAAGGTTAAGACTACTCATAGTATCTATACAAAATACATTTTATTACTTATCTTTTCTGTATTATATTTATTGCATTTTTATTTGTATTCATATTTTTTTAATTATTTTTAATATTAGTATAGTTCATGATAGTGTATATTGCTATCTTACCCATCAAATAAAAGTATTCTATCTAATATATTCAATACTTATTTTGTATATTTCATGATCACAAAAATAGCATACCTATATCAAAATAATATTTTTTTAATATAGGATTCAATTGTTATATAATGGAATCTATAAAATATTTTCAGTAAAATGCAAGGTATGTTAGGCAAGGATATGGTATGGCTATTATGTATAAGAAGAATCAATCCTCAGCATGTTTTTTTGCAAATTCACGTAGGGAAAACCGTATCCCAGCAGCCCAACCCAAGCCCATGCTCTGGAATAGTTCTTCCAATTCCCTCTTGAATGATGGTTCTATTGAAAACGTAGTGAGCACCTTGTTTTCTTTCTTTCGCTTCTTTGGTTCATTCGAGAATAACTCTTTCGCTTTCTGTCCGCTGATGCTTTCATCCAAGACCGATTCATTTTCCACATCCGGGTTTTTTTTCAGTGCCATACCTTATCTCCAAATATCTTTATTAAGTGTCTTGATAGCTCCTACAGTACTCTCTTTTAACCCTCGTCCCCTTGACTTGAATAACTGGGGAGCATAACCTGCTTCCTGAGCTTTCCTAAAAAGAGGATCGACTGGAATTTTATACACAGTGAACACGCCTTCGCATGCTGCATTATAAATGTCCCTGTGTTGTTTTATCCTGTTGTCAAAAGAATTTATGATGATTTTTGAATGGCTCACAGTAGATCGAAGATTCTTCTTTAATTTTGCCAATTCATCAATGAATATTTCAAGTCCATCAAGGCTAAATACTTCAGGAGTCATAGGTGTAATGACTTCATTACTGGAGATAAGCGCTGCACGTTCCAAACGACCGAGGCCTGGAGAAAGATCCAGGATTATCCTGTCAAATGATTCCGAAACTTCATGCACCAAGTCCTGTAAAACAAACGGCTCTTCTGCCAATTTTGTTTCAGCATACAGTTTCAATGTCCCACCAATGCCAAAGGTAGGAAGTAATGACATGTTCTGTATCTGTGGTATAGGAATAATAGCATCTTGGATATAGCACTTCCCTTGGACAACATCAGCTAATTCAAAAAGAGGAGCTTCCTTCAAAAACCAAGAAGAAGCATTTCCTTGAGGATCAACATCAATCAACAACGTACGATACCCATCCAATGCGGATTGGCAAGCGAGTGTTCCTGAGATGGTAGTCTTTCCTACACCACCTTTCTGGAGGTGGAATGATATTGTCTTAGCCATGGATTATAAACCTTAAGCCATAGTATATACCCAGTTCATCGGTCGTACAAGTATTATTCTGAATCAAGCAAGTATACAGTGAGTCTTATTTCATTTCAGTACTTAATATTATAGTAATCTGTAAATTTATAATACATTTGCTATCTTTATTTAAGTGTTATATAATGGTTTTACATTTATTTTAATATTATTTCAATTTTGTATCTATTTTATTTTATACATATTCGATATATATACATCCATGATTACTAATGTGTAGAAATCTGTATCTATTCGTTGCAAAAACCACGTTGCAATATCTCCTCATAGTCAATAATCTTTCGTCAATTCTCAGTTCTGCTAGGGATGATACCATTCATAATTATTCCTGATCCCATTGAAGACTGTTGCAATATATCATCATCAAATCTTGTAGAAAAAACAATTGGATCTAAACATATAATTATATCATTTCTATTCCGTTATAGTTTACTATTATAGTGTATTTCATTTATATATACTTATTTTAGATGTAATACAGTATTATATTAGTATTGTTATTTAGTATTTTATCGTTGTTATAATACTATTTTAATCAATATTTAATTCTAATAATATAGTTATTAATATCAAAACAGTACCATTATATCTGTATAATAATAGTTTTAATGGTACTGTTTTATTGTTTCTTATGTTTTTAGTATGTATTTATATTTGTTTCGATACTAATATTCGCAATACCCAGATATTACATCACGCATCATATAGGCACTATCCTTCACAATTCTTTCCTGGGTCTTGTAGTCTACATACACGATACCAAAGCGTTTTGAATATCCGAAAGCCCATTCAAAATTATCAAGAAAAGACCATACAAAATAGCCTTTCAATTTAACACCCTCGTCAATTGCTTGCTTGCAGATTGCAAAATGTTGGTTCAGATAATCACAGCGCAATAAGTCATGCACTCTCCCCTCTTCTACCACATCCTGTGCTGCACAACCATTTTCGGTAATGTAGAGAGGAAGACCCTTCGTCTCCTCATCAAAATAGTGCAGCAAGCGTAACAATCCATAAGGTACGATCGGCCACTGCATGTCAGTAGTTCTTTGCCAAACGGGAACATCACGGTATTTGAATGGCATCTTCTCGTCATACGCCACAGCCCCTTCATTGTAGTAGTTGATACCTATGAAATCGAGGGGCTCTGCAATGATGTCCATATCACCAGCTTGTACAGGAAAAGAAATCTTGAGCGTTTCTGTCACGAGTACAGGATACCCTTTTCGTACCAACGGATGCAAAAATACATCTGTATTGATAGCTTTTGCTAGTTCACTTGCATGGTGATCTTCTTTCTTTCTGGTAGCTGGTCGAGGAGCCACCGGATTCAACGTAATTCCAATCGGTTTATCCAATCCTGCTTTTCTATACTCCTTGACTGCAAGCCCGTGAGCGAGATTGAGATGGTGTACAGCATTAAAAGCTTCCCTGGTATCTGTATGACCTGGAGCATGAACCCCATAAAGATAGCCCAAATAAGCGCTACAGAATGGTTCGTTGAGGGTGATCCACATATCAACATAGGATCCAAGCTGCTCAAAGCATGCCTTAGCATATGCTGCAAATGCATAGGCTGTATCACGATTGGTCCATCCGCCTTCATCCTGTAATGTCTGGGGTAGGTCCCAGTGGTACAAGGTAGCCACAGCCTTCATACCTTTCTCGTGCAACGCATCACACAGGTTTTTGTAGTATGCTATTCCTGCCTGGTTTATCTCACCTTTTCCATCTGGTATGATCCTTGGCCATGCAATTGAGAATCTATATGCTTGGAAGCCCAACTCATCCATCAGGGAGACATCTT
The sequence above is drawn from the uncultured Sphaerochaeta sp. genome and encodes:
- a CDS encoding alpha-amylase family glycosyl hydrolase, with the translated sequence MATTWWEECIVYQIYPRSFQDTNGDGIGDLQGIIKRMDYLVSLGIDALWLSPIYCSPMADFGYDISDYQNVDPVFGTLDDVDQLIREAHTRNIKIIFDMVFNHTSIEHPWFQESRQSKDNEKADYYIWSDSIPNNWQGAFGKRAWSYDEKRQQYYLHSFLEEQPDLNWRNQEVVDAMFSILTFWLDRGIDGFRLDVINCIFKDKTLRSNPRIVGSRPRPYDMQRHIFDRNRPGTHQKLRMMRQLVDAYPDRMLVGEIMVELPGEPELAASFLGRNRDELHLSFDFSLAYTRFNATKWQRSAKRWCEAIGKNRIPSWVLNNHDIPRIVSRLSGNVAKAKLAALFLLTQRGSIFLYYGEELGLPDSKVPWKSIRDPLGKRYWPVHPGRDPARGPMIWSNEKGFGFTDGESWLPFASNAASYAVAEQEQDASSMLHYYRALIGMRREETVFRRGTCAYLDTNNNHVVCYVREYGDEKRLMLLNFSGRKQRVSIRDKHYPKSDWILRFTSQRMLSDAKAETFILQPWQGCIYSLKSRSS
- a CDS encoding ParA family protein, which encodes MAKTISFHLQKGGVGKTTISGTLACQSALDGYRTLLIDVDPQGNASSWFLKEAPLFELADVVQGKCYIQDAIIPIPQIQNMSLLPTFGIGGTLKLYAETKLAEEPFVLQDLVHEVSESFDRIILDLSPGLGRLERAALISSNEVITPMTPEVFSLDGLEIFIDELAKLKKNLRSTVSHSKIIINSFDNRIKQHRDIYNAACEGVFTVYKIPVDPLFRKAQEAGYAPQLFKSRGRGLKESTVGAIKTLNKDIWR
- a CDS encoding GH1 family beta-glucosidase; this translates as MMRSVEFNKDFLWGCATASYQVEGAVEEDGRKPSIWDTFCEKDGAVLNGDNGDVATDQYHRYKEDVSLMDELGFQAYRFSIAWPRIIPDGKGEINQAGIAYYKNLCDALHEKGMKAVATLYHWDLPQTLQDEGGWTNRDTAYAFAAYAKACFEQLGSYVDMWITLNEPFCSAYLGYLYGVHAPGHTDTREAFNAVHHLNLAHGLAVKEYRKAGLDKPIGITLNPVAPRPATRKKEDHHASELAKAINTDVFLHPLVRKGYPVLVTETLKISFPVQAGDMDIIAEPLDFIGINYYNEGAVAYDEKMPFKYRDVPVWQRTTDMQWPIVPYGLLRLLHYFDEETKGLPLYITENGCAAQDVVEEGRVHDLLRCDYLNQHFAICKQAIDEGVKLKGYFVWSFLDNFEWAFGYSKRFGIVYVDYKTQERIVKDSAYMMRDVISGYCEY